TCGATGCGGGATCATGGGGTCACTCTCTGGAGAAGCGAGGCTCGGGCGGGTGCAGTCTGTTTCGCGGTTTGCGGCTGGCGCATTGCGATGAACACTTCGCTTTCCTCGCCCGGCTGCAACCAGGCGTGTGGCCAGGCACTGACACCAATGACCCAGCGCCCGCCGCAGCGGCCTTCGTCAAGACGCAAAGGTTTCGAACCGTTGTTTCGTGCAACGACAACCGCCACGCCCCAATCGTCGTGAGCAAACCACTGCGAACTTTGGCTGTCCAGCTCCAGACCATTTTCAGGAGCACACAGACTTTGTGCGGCGAAGGGCAACTCTTCGCCACTGCGCAAGCCCACAGGTGTTGTACCGTTGAGCAACTCCTTGAAGGCCTGTTGCACGTCACCTCTTGTCGGCTCGAAACGGTTATCGCGGCGTGCGGCAATCTTTCTCATCTGTTCATCCAGATCATGGGGGTTACCGTTTTCCACATAACGTGACGGATTGATCTGGTCACCGACCAATCGCGGCGTAAGAATAAACAAACGCTCTCGGTTATTGACCTCGCGGTTGCGCCACTGAAACAGCAACTTGCCTAACACCGGTATGTCACCCAGCAGCGGAATTTTCTTGATCTTTTCGTTCGCTTCCACCGCATGAAGACCGCCTATGACTAGAGAGCCGCGTTCCGCGATTACGGCCTGGGTGCTGATGTTGCCCTTTCGCACACTGGGCTGCGTATCGTCAATCTGGGAAGGATCGATTTGACCGTCTTCAATGTCGACGATCAATTCCACCTGGGATTTACCATTGTGCTCTAGCGAACGAGGGATGACTTGCAGGCTGGTACCAGCAATGATCGGGGTGATGCTGGCGACACGTTCGGCAGTCGCCTTCAAAAATTCAGTGCGGCTGAAGTCGATCACGGCCGGGTGGTTTTCCAACGTCAGGATCGAAGGGTTACCGATCACCGAGGCAGAACCGTTGCCTTCCAATGCCCGCAGCTCGGCGGCGAACTTGCCCGCGTCCTGAATGAAGAGAGTTGATCTGCCGCCTTCCAGCATGTTTGCGCTGCCACTGACACTACCGGATTTAAAGTTCCAGCGACTGGATAACTCCGCCAACTCGTGTCGATCGATGTCGAGAATAATTGCATCGATCTCGATCAGTTGTCGCGGCACGTCCAACTGCTCGACCAACTTCTGATACAGCACTTTGCGATGAGGCAGGTCGTAGATCAGCACTGCATTGTTGCGCACGTCGGCACTGACGGCGATGCGCGTTTTTTTCGCGCCGATGCTGCCGGCGCTGCTGCGGTTAACGTTGCCGCCAAGAACTCGGTCCAGCCCCTGCTCCAGCGACGTCGTGTCCAGAGCTCCATACCCTGTGTTGCCATAGGCGGCGTTCTGTGCGCTGCCGAGAGGACTGGCAGGCAGCGAACCGAATTTGCCAGCCGCTATCGACTCTCCCCGAGAACGCGCGCCCAGCAATTCCTGGAGCATGCTGGCGACACCAGGCACGGTCATCTGCTCATCGCGGTAGCGAATGGAGCGGTCGGCGGCGTTGGCGTACTTAAGAGGCAAGACGATCACTTCCTGCTTTTCAGCTTCACCCGCCCCCGCGGCATCACCGATGAATTCACGTATGAACTCGACGTATTTTTCGGGTCCGCGGACCAGCACAACCCCCTGCTCTGACAGGACACCCCAGCCAAAACGAGGATCTAGCAGGCCCACGTCGGTCAGCGCTTCTTGCAGGTCATCAAGTCCGTCGGACGAGACCTCGATTCGGGCAGACGTCTGCCCGTTGGTTGGACTGACAAACAACGTGTCGTTATAGACGAACCACTGAAAGTGATGCTCCTGCCCCAAACGATCGAGGAACGCCTGAGGATTTTTAGCACGAAAACGTCCATTGAGGACGCCTTCCATGGGGGGCATGTCCAGCACCAGACCAAATTCCCGGGCAAAACCACCCAAGGTGGTGGCCAAATCGGTCTGCTGCGCGTCGTATGCGTAAGCCGTGTGCTTCCAGGCTTCAGGCACCGCCGCCCATAAGGGTGTTTCGATGCCGATTAAGAGAAAAGGCAACCATTTGTAGGCCTTACGCATTTAATTCTCCAGCTTGCCAGGATGGCAGTAGGCGCACGGCTGTAGGCAGAGCCAAACAGGAGTATTCACTGAATGCCATCAAGAATCGCCTTGGTAATGCCGTTGTCTGCACGCTGTGCTTCAGTCATGACAAAAGATGCGCTGGCAACCCCACGTGCAGCTTCAGTGAAAGCTTGCATGTCTTCAATCGTGCCGCTTTCGGAGGCGGCAGCTGCCGCGTCGTCAAAATCGTCATTGGCCTGGTTCATCGAGCGATCAAGGCTGTTACGAAGGTGTTCAAAGTTCAGCATCGAAAATACTCCTGTCTGTTGGTTGAGCTTGAGTGGTTGAACGCCTGCGGTCGGTTCCCTGGTGCTCATTGAAGGCGGGTCAGTACCCCGCGACGCAAGCTAGGCCAATCTATTTCGAACGCACCCGAGGCGTGGCTCAGACGCAATGCTTCAGGTGTCAGGTCAGGGTCTGCCTTGAGCTGCCAGTGTTGCGCAAAGCGGTTTTCGGTCAGCCATGCGCGCAAAGGTTCAACCACATTGGGATGGCAGTTAAGCGTGCCGATGGGTTCATTGGGCTGACTACTGGCCAGATTTCTGACCAGAGCGCGGATGCGCTCGAATAAACCCGCTTCATCCAACAAACGCCCGAGTGCCACATCCAGCAGCGTTTCAGTCGAGGCAATTGCATCACGTTGCAGACTCACGCCCTGTTGCTCAAGGGAGCTCAGGAAACCTTGGGCGGTCGCCCAAAACTCGGTGGTCGCCTGATCGAGCAGCTGCCTGACTTCATCTTGTGCAGCACTTATCAGGCGGTCGGCTTCGATATGTGCCTTGTCCAATACTTCGCTGGCAAGCAGTACGTCCGCCAGATGCTCTCGGCGCACAATTATTTCTGCCAAAACCGGGGGTGCCCCCAAAGACAATCGCCGTTTCACCCACATGCGCAGTGCTCCTTGGGGTTACTCAAGAGCGACTCGCCAGAGCACGGACTGCCAAAGAGTCTGAAGCTTCTTATCAGGCAAGCCGTTGACCCATTGACCAGGCTCTCCAGGGGCCCACATCAGTTGCAGTCTCGACCAACAGCGTTCTCCCACAAAGGCGCCAAGCAACACGCGCTCATCCTCGATCCCCGGATGGATCCATTGCCCTGGACGGATCGCTTTGGCCAATCCATAGCACCAGCCATCTTCAAGATCAGGGGATGCCGCTTGCGCCGGTTTGGCAAAACAGACTCGCTGTACCAGTGAGAAAGCATGTTCACGCTGCTTCGGGGTCAACGCGAGCCACCGCAGCAGTGCTTCCACGGGTTCCGGCGGCTGAGAAGGGACGATACCAACAATGCGCAAGAAGTCGACATGACGACTGCGTGCCACCGCATTGCAGTCGCCGGACGACAGCCCGCCGAGAGTGGCAAATTTCGCTTTCCACTCAGGATGAGCCCAATGCCAGGGGGCGCACCACCACTCCACCCATTGGCCGGTCATGTGCCTGCCGGTGTAACCGGTCGCTCGCCTCGACGAAGTTTGGCCCACGCCGATCTTAGGCGCGTGCCCGCTGCCCTGCGCCAATCGGCGCGCAGGCTCAGCATAAGGGCCGCTATCAGCAATGGGAGCAGAAGAACGCCGCCGTAGGTCATTTTTTTCCAGAATCCAAGATTCCGGCTGTCTATGAAAAAGGGACCAAACTCAACCAGTCGCTCGGTCTCCTGAAACTCTCCCGCAGGCACAAACACAATGGAAATTTTCTTTGAGTCGGACGTTTCTCCGGACATACCAGGAAGGCTGCTGGCAACCATCTGTTGAATTCGCCCACGAACGCTGTCGGGGTCCAATGCCGAAGAGTGCTTGACGAACACTGCCGCCGACGCTGGCTGTATACGCTCACCCGGGGCGATGCGCTCGGGCAGAACTACATGAACTCGCGCCACGATAACTCCGTCAACTTGGGATAACGTCGCTTCCAGCTCTTGCGACAATGCATAGATGTAGCGGGCTCGCTCTTCCAGCGGTGTGGAAATGACGCCCTCTTTCTTGAATATTTCGCCCAGACTGGTGCGCAAGCGCTTCGGTAGTCCAGCGGCGTCCAGTAGCCGCACTGCCCGATTGAGATCGCTGGTCGCAACGACGATCGCCACGCCCTTTTTTTCCTGGCGCTTATGAGCATCGATGCGATGGTCATTCAGCTTGGCCACTACATCGTTGGCGTCTCGCTCGGACAATTCACCGAACAAATCAGTAACATCGCTACAGCCACTGAGTAACAGTACATACAACAACAGACACGGCCACCGAATTTTCACAAAATTCCTTTACTGCAGGTTTGTAAGTTTGTCGATGGCTTGAGTACCATTTTTGATCACCTTGGTCGTCAATGCCGTGACGTGCGAAAATGTTGCGAGATCGTGAGTCAATTTGGATATGTCCGTCGGGTCACCCGACGCTGCCACCTTTTGAAAAGACCGTAGCGCCTGCTGCGAGAGTTTGTCAGAAGACTCCAGGCCTTTGGACAATGCAGCGCTTGCCCAATCACTGAGAGGGTCTGTTGAGGATGTTGGTTGAGGTTGCATAGCCGAACTGAAGAGGTCGGTATCCGACTGCGAGGGAGGCATCACCAACCCTTGCTCAAGTCTCAGGTCGGGCATACTGGTTTCCACAGAACTGGCAGCAGAAATAGCCATTAGGGTTTCCCAAGAAGCGAACGAAAAAATTAAAAGTCTGGTGACTACTATGTAGCCACAAAACATCGCGTTTACTGGCTGGCGTCTACTAAGCCAATTCAAGCATTAGCATTTAGAGCTCCGTTCAGCCAAACCCATCTGGCACGCTGAACGGAACTATGACGGAACCGCTTGCAGTAAACTCTGACCGCACAAACCGAAAGCTCTCGTCAAATCGTCTGATCCGACCCAGCCACCGATTTAAACCAAGAGTTGTTAATATTGCAGGCCCTTGGCATTCGCTGCTTCGGCTGAAAAACGCTTGTTATGAGTATCACCACGGCCGGCCTCTATGGCTGCCGCTGTATCGGCAAGCTTCTTGGTAGTATTAGCCTCATCTTGTGCACGAGTCGTTTGCGCACTGATTTGGTCTTGATGTCTAGCAGACTCGCGTATGGCATCTAAAGATTCACTCTCGCCAGTGGCGTTGTAACGCTCCCGCTCGTTCGCTACTTTGCCATGCGCCGATTTCGCTCCTGAACTTAGATCGCCGCCCAATCCAACAACTCCGCCTACCACACTGTTGATTGCATTTCCTATATCAAACATAATTATTGCCTCTTGAGTGATCCCGACCGAACGGCTGGAGAGTACGAATGTGTTTAATAAATGATTCGGCCGGTGTTGCCTGACGCTGCCGACTCCGATGGGTTAGTGTGTTCCGCAGAAACGTCTGACTTCGGTTGGAGCTGCTGGACCGCTGCTGTGGCGCCTTTGGTCAGGTCCGCAAGATTACCAATGAGTTGTGGTATTGCATGACGTTCGAGCATACCCGCAATAATACCGATCATAGTGTTGCTCCTGGAATTAAAGCCCACGTAATCGC
This genomic stretch from Pseudomonas wuhanensis harbors:
- a CDS encoding EscI/YscI/HrpB family type III secretion system inner rod protein; this encodes MAISAASSVETSMPDLRLEQGLVMPPSQSDTDLFSSAMQPQPTSSTDPLSDWASAALSKGLESSDKLSQQALRSFQKVAASGDPTDISKLTHDLATFSHVTALTTKVIKNGTQAIDKLTNLQ
- a CDS encoding type III secretion protein — encoded protein: MLNFEHLRNSLDRSMNQANDDFDDAAAAASESGTIEDMQAFTEAARGVASASFVMTEAQRADNGITKAILDGIQ
- the sctJ gene encoding type III secretion system inner membrane ring lipoprotein SctJ, with the protein product MRWPCLLLYVLLLSGCSDVTDLFGELSERDANDVVAKLNDHRIDAHKRQEKKGVAIVVATSDLNRAVRLLDAAGLPKRLRTSLGEIFKKEGVISTPLEERARYIYALSQELEATLSQVDGVIVARVHVVLPERIAPGERIQPASAAVFVKHSSALDPDSVRGRIQQMVASSLPGMSGETSDSKKISIVFVPAGEFQETERLVEFGPFFIDSRNLGFWKKMTYGGVLLLPLLIAALMLSLRADWRRAAGTRLRSAWAKLRRGERPVTPAGT
- the sctC gene encoding type III secretion system outer membrane ring subunit SctC encodes the protein MRKAYKWLPFLLIGIETPLWAAVPEAWKHTAYAYDAQQTDLATTLGGFAREFGLVLDMPPMEGVLNGRFRAKNPQAFLDRLGQEHHFQWFVYNDTLFVSPTNGQTSARIEVSSDGLDDLQEALTDVGLLDPRFGWGVLSEQGVVLVRGPEKYVEFIREFIGDAAGAGEAEKQEVIVLPLKYANAADRSIRYRDEQMTVPGVASMLQELLGARSRGESIAAGKFGSLPASPLGSAQNAAYGNTGYGALDTTSLEQGLDRVLGGNVNRSSAGSIGAKKTRIAVSADVRNNAVLIYDLPHRKVLYQKLVEQLDVPRQLIEIDAIILDIDRHELAELSSRWNFKSGSVSGSANMLEGGRSTLFIQDAGKFAAELRALEGNGSASVIGNPSILTLENHPAVIDFSRTEFLKATAERVASITPIIAGTSLQVIPRSLEHNGKSQVELIVDIEDGQIDPSQIDDTQPSVRKGNISTQAVIAERGSLVIGGLHAVEANEKIKKIPLLGDIPVLGKLLFQWRNREVNNRERLFILTPRLVGDQINPSRYVENGNPHDLDEQMRKIAARRDNRFEPTRGDVQQAFKELLNGTTPVGLRSGEELPFAAQSLCAPENGLELDSQSSQWFAHDDWGVAVVVARNNGSKPLRLDEGRCGGRWVIGVSAWPHAWLQPGEESEVFIAMRQPQTAKQTAPARASLLQRVTP
- the sctL gene encoding type III secretion system stator protein SctL, which encodes MRREHLADVLLASEVLDKAHIEADRLISAAQDEVRQLLDQATTEFWATAQGFLSSLEQQGVSLQRDAIASTETLLDVALGRLLDEAGLFERIRALVRNLASSQPNEPIGTLNCHPNVVEPLRAWLTENRFAQHWQLKADPDLTPEALRLSHASGAFEIDWPSLRRGVLTRLQ
- a CDS encoding type III secretion protein; the encoded protein is MTGQWVEWWCAPWHWAHPEWKAKFATLGGLSSGDCNAVARSRHVDFLRIVGIVPSQPPEPVEALLRWLALTPKQREHAFSLVQRVCFAKPAQAASPDLEDGWCYGLAKAIRPGQWIHPGIEDERVLLGAFVGERCWSRLQLMWAPGEPGQWVNGLPDKKLQTLWQSVLWRVALE